From Mytilus galloprovincialis chromosome 9, xbMytGall1.hap1.1, whole genome shotgun sequence, the proteins below share one genomic window:
- the LOC143046415 gene encoding uncharacterized protein LOC143046415 isoform X2, producing the protein MKTEAYTPKVLGNGQGKCATTILTEGGYIYPIVSSTSYNDRIKSAPYTYGRGARPMHRSTLTITKPPWNLQEEYKTTTNQYFSGSKSLNPVRRPPLCPSMHRSQIKMAHPSDDKRGWDTDYTGTYREKDIVPANRLHMISLRNRIDQTEGGDMKKVVKPDQSPQSYFTQYNRTHNKLGNLLGPGVPRGYPIRESYNILTGEETGLAWKEDNKRTSGNRHLYDSRCTDRSYSILC; encoded by the exons atgaaaacTGAAGCATATACCCCAAAAGTACTGGGTAACGGACAAGGAAAATGTGCCACAACAATATTAACTGAAGGTGGATATATTTACCCTATAGTGTCCTCCACGAGTTATAATGATAGGATTAAATCTGCTCCGTATACCTACGGACGTGGTGCAAGACCCATGCACAGAAGTACACTGACTATAACCAAACCACCGTGGAACTTACAAGAGGAGTATAAAACTACAACTAACCAG TATTTCAGCGGGAGTAAAAGTTTAAACCCAGTACGACGGCCACCTTTATGTCCGTCTATGCACCGTTCTCAGATCAAAATGGCCCATCCTTCCGATGATAAGCGGGGCTGGGATACAGATTACACTGGTACCTACAGAGAGAAAGATATTGTACCT GCGAATAGACTTCACATGATATCACTGAGAAACAGAATCGACCAGACTGAGGGTGGAGATATGAAGAAAGTTGTCAAACCGGATCAGTCTCCACAGAGTTACTTCACACAATACAATAGGACACATAATAAATTAGGGAATCTGCTAGGGCCCGGTGTACCTAGAGGATATCCAATTAGAGAAAGTTATAATATACTCACAG GGGAGGAGACAGGATTAGCATGGAAGGAAGACAATAAACGAACATCAGGAAACAGACATTTATATGACAGTCGGTGTACAGACAGATCTTATTCCATACTCTGTTGA
- the LOC143046415 gene encoding uncharacterized protein LOC143046415 isoform X1, which produces MKTEAYTPKVLGNGQGKCATTILTEGGYIYPIVSSTSYNDRIKSAPYTYGRGARPMHRSTLTITKPPWNLQEEYKTTTNQYFSGSKSLNPVRRPPLCPSMHRSQIKMAHPSDDKRGWDTDYTGTYREKDIVPTDQLPANRLHMISLRNRIDQTEGGDMKKVVKPDQSPQSYFTQYNRTHNKLGNLLGPGVPRGYPIRESYNILTGEETGLAWKEDNKRTSGNRHLYDSRCTDRSYSILC; this is translated from the exons atgaaaacTGAAGCATATACCCCAAAAGTACTGGGTAACGGACAAGGAAAATGTGCCACAACAATATTAACTGAAGGTGGATATATTTACCCTATAGTGTCCTCCACGAGTTATAATGATAGGATTAAATCTGCTCCGTATACCTACGGACGTGGTGCAAGACCCATGCACAGAAGTACACTGACTATAACCAAACCACCGTGGAACTTACAAGAGGAGTATAAAACTACAACTAACCAG TATTTCAGCGGGAGTAAAAGTTTAAACCCAGTACGACGGCCACCTTTATGTCCGTCTATGCACCGTTCTCAGATCAAAATGGCCCATCCTTCCGATGATAAGCGGGGCTGGGATACAGATTACACTGGTACCTACAGAGAGAAAGATATTGTACCT ACTGATCAATTACCG GCGAATAGACTTCACATGATATCACTGAGAAACAGAATCGACCAGACTGAGGGTGGAGATATGAAGAAAGTTGTCAAACCGGATCAGTCTCCACAGAGTTACTTCACACAATACAATAGGACACATAATAAATTAGGGAATCTGCTAGGGCCCGGTGTACCTAGAGGATATCCAATTAGAGAAAGTTATAATATACTCACAG GGGAGGAGACAGGATTAGCATGGAAGGAAGACAATAAACGAACATCAGGAAACAGACATTTATATGACAGTCGGTGTACAGACAGATCTTATTCCATACTCTGTTGA